A part of Acaryochloris thomasi RCC1774 genomic DNA contains:
- a CDS encoding pentapeptide repeat-containing protein, which yields MESSHSSQVDELLKSYAAGKRDFREIDLSQADLSGLNLKGADLSYADFSEANLNSANLRGSDLSYANLNEADLTQTDLRGTSLLGTDLRGAILEDAELAEADFDDTTHFPTGFNPNN from the coding sequence ATGGAATCGAGTCACAGTTCCCAGGTCGATGAACTCCTTAAAAGCTATGCCGCTGGAAAACGCGATTTTAGAGAGATTGATTTAAGTCAAGCTGACTTGAGTGGCCTGAATTTAAAGGGTGCAGATCTCAGTTATGCAGACTTCAGTGAAGCCAATCTCAATAGTGCCAATCTGAGGGGAAGCGACTTGAGTTATGCAAACTTAAACGAAGCTGACCTAACCCAGACTGATCTTAGAGGAACTAGCTTACTAGGCACAGATCTTAGAGGTGCAATCCTTGAAGACGCTGAACTTGCTGAGGCTGACTTTGATGACACGACTCACTTCCCGACTGGATTTAACCCAAATAATTAG